The Brassica oleracea var. oleracea cultivar TO1000 chromosome C6, BOL, whole genome shotgun sequence genomic interval AGGAAATAATATATAATAATTTCAATTTGATAAATGAATGGTTCATAATGGACATACTATATAATATAACATTCTCTATCAATTTAATTTTAGACTAACAAAATTCCCAATTGATTCTCAAACCGTAAGCAAAATTAACATTTCAATTACGTGACAACTCAGCATGATATTTTTTTAATTAGTACAAACTACATATTATAACTTTTTTAATATTTCTCTATTAATAATATAGGGGATTATTTATTTAGTTTTTTAATTATTTTATTTTTATAACTACTGGTTCATTAATTATAAATCGGTTACAACATCCCTGCGGGGTTATGGCATAGAGGCGCATGCGTCACAGCTTGGGTACAAAACTAAAAACCAAATAGAAATAAGAGTGCGAGAATATCCAGCTTGTTCCTCAGAAGTAGCTGAATCTCGGTAGGCAGTGATGGTGTTGGTCGTCTGCTGGTCTGATTGTGAGCGGGAATTGTTTTCTTTCCATAAAGTATATTATCTCGGAAAATCAGCTTGAGAATTAGATTGACATTTCGGTGTGTGGTCATACATCTTATACAATCCTCAAACATGATAGGTGGTGAAAGATGTGGTTTTTGGAGGAGAAGAGAGACCATACCTTAGCGGAATAAGGGTAATCGGAGAAGAGATGTTGCTGAGTTTCACTTACGGAACAACACAACATGCATTATGGAGGAGTGTTTCAAGTTAGACCAGGAACTTACAAATGTTTCGACGGTGTATTATGTTTGCGTTAGTAAATATAAAATGGTTTCTGTTTGGTTCTGTACAGTCGATCTACATGCTTAATAAGATCATGTACGTTTATATCTATGTATTGTGTGCCTTATTTTGTGCCTATTTGATCATGCAAATCTTTAATCAATTGATCTCTTCTGATTTATATGTCATTATTTTACGAGTTACGTTTATTTATACAGCAGACTCATAGGATGATGAAACTGAATGATATTTTAATTGTTTTCTTATATTTGCTTTTATAGACTAATTAATATCTTCTGCTTTTTTTTTCTTTGGTTTGGATCTTTATTGTTATTTATTCTGTTACATAGACGGAGTTGATGACTTATCAACTCGTCTGAAGTCTTGCGCTCATATTTGACCAAGTTCAATAAGCTGGATTTGAGCAGCAAAGCTTAATAGGTTCTCACCACTATGAAAAGTCTTCTGTTGAATTGTCAAGAATATGGAGCAGTTCAAGTGGACCCAGGTGACTAGAAAAGTCTTCCTTTTTTCCTTTCAACATAAGCTCTAATCTATTACGAGATCATATAATCTGGATAGACTTTTGTAGATTTGGAAGACTGAGAGATTTGTAAAGGAAGTACTCGTTTATTGAAAATAGAAATAACTTTGCAAGTTCAGATACAGATCATCATCTCATGACAATAATGATCTTCATCTACGATCTTATAACGATCGCCACTAGACTCATAGTGTCTACAAAGAACATACAAAGCATAAAACCCCCAATACAAATGATACTCTCTCTCATATACTACTCGAGTTTCCTTGGCAGTTAGAGTCTAACTGCTAACCTTCTGCTTCTCCCAGAGTCTCTCCTTTCTTATCCAACTCAGCCACATCATCCAATTCAAACTCTCCCCCCAGCTTTGCCACGTCACTCAATGATTCATTTAAACGTTTCTTACCGCGCCTCACATAAGAACGTTTGAACCTATCAATACTCCTTCCTTTGAAACCAAGCTTGTCCTCAAGCTTGAAAAAAAGATAATCCTGCACAAATGCTCTGAATGCAACCCAAGAATTCTCATGTGACGGTTTCCCCAACCAACTAACCAAGAGCTCCAAATAACCCTCTGCATCATAACGCGTAGCCAAGACTTCCAACGGCTCTGGCACAACGTCCACTTCATCAAGACAACCCTCCGGTAATGGATGTACCACTCGATCAACCCCCAACGCAGCTTTCAACTGCGAACAGTGAAACACTGGATGGATGCGAGATGATGGTGGACGATCCAGTTTGTAAGCCACCTTGCCAAATTTAGCAATCACACGATACGGCCCAAAATATTTCGCCGCAAGCTTCTGGCAAATGCGGTGTGACACTGACTGCTGCCTGTAAGGACGTAGCTTCAAGTAAACCAACGCACCTACCTCAAAAGACACATCTCGACGATGCTTATCAGCTGTTTTCTTCATTATATCCTGCGCCCGAGCAAAATTCTGTTTGATCAACACCAACACACGATCACGTTCACGCAAAGATGTCTCCAAATCAAAGTTTTGCGTAGAGCCCTCCTCAAACTTCACTACGACAGGAGGCTCTCGACCATAAACCACATGAAAGGGTGTTGTCTTCAGTGCCGTATGAAACGACGTGTTGTACCAAAACTCAGCCCAAGGAAGAAATTTACGCCATGTACGAGGATGAGCAGACGCAAAGCACCGGAGATATGTCTCAAGACAGCGGTTCAACACTTCAGACTGCCCATCAGTTTGAGGAGGAAAGGCAGTGCTGTACTTGAGTTGTGTTCCGGCGAGATGAAACGCTTCCTTCCAAAACGAGCTCAAGAAAATACGGTCTCGATCAGAGACAATACTGTTAGGAAACCCATGCAAGCGCACAATACCTTCCACAAAAGAATTCGCCACGTCCAGTGTTGAGAATGGATGACGCAGACTCAGGAAGTGTGCGTATTTACTGAGTCTATCAATCACCACCAACACGACATTGACTCCTTGAGATGTAGGTAAGCCCTCAATAAAGTCCATGGATACATCTTCTCACACCCGTGTTGGTAAAGGCAGAGGCTGAAGTAACCCCGCCGGAGATAGCGTAGAGGACTTATGCGTCTGACAGATGATGCATTCTTGAACATACTGCTGCACTGAACGAGATATGCCTTCCCAGTAGAAAGACCTCTGCACACACTTTAAAGTCTTCAACGCACCCGAATGTCCTCCTCCCAAACTATCATGTGCTTCATGTAAGATCAGTGGAATAAAGAAAGAAGTCTTAGGCACCACCAATCTTCTTTTGTACCATAAACGACCCTCCAACACTTGATAATTGTCATTGAGTAAATAACGAGCCCGCACCTTCTGAATAGTATTCTGAATCCCCTGATCAGCTATAGAAACGTTTCATTAATGATTCCATAAGATATAAATTTTTGGAAAAGTTTAACATATATAAAAAACTTACAATTCTCAAACATGAAAATAGTGAACTTTTTATTAGTTGGAAAATAATCCGAAATATATTTTCTATACCATGTTTTAGAAAGACTTAAACTTATTTAACAAGAAAGATTTTATTTCCATATTTTGTTTTCGAGAATATTCTCAGTATATTGAATTTATAATCCTCATCACCTACAATCCTTAAACCTACGTAAGAATGTACACATCACCATCTCAATAAATCAATCTAAACTTATATTGTTGTGCATTTTGAAATTTGATATGGTATAAAGATTACTACAGTTTAAATTCAGTACTATCAAATGATTTATTATTAGAAGTACAATATATATATATATATATATATATATATATATAACTAACATCGAATTTTAATACTTTTTATGCTCAATATAGGTATTTGAGGGATAATTCATAACACATATTGTTACGAATTATTATAAAATCCACAACTCATATAATTAGCTCATTTCAATTATTTTAACAAACTATTATTTTTTTTGTTTTAGACCATAATTAATAAAACATCTCTATATTGTAAACAGTGTAATTATCACAATTATTCAATTAGTTAGGTTATAAATTTATTTGGAAGTACAAAAAAATGTTTATAACTTTTAGAAATTTACATAAGAAAAAATTCTGCGCTTTTAAAACGCGGGTCAAAATCTAGTAACCCTATTAAAACATCTTAACAATTGCATTAGGAAATTTAACTTGACTCAACGAAACTAAAGCTTAATATTTTACCAACAAACAATTCTAATCAAAAGAGGTATGAAAAATAATCAAGAGTAAGTACATAATAATGATTCATACATAATATAGAAAAATATTTTCTAAAATAAAAACAAATGTTAACTAAATATTTGACTAAAACAAACTCTCCCGCGCGAAGCGCCGAACAACCACTAGTATATTAAGAAAGGTTTATTGCATTGAAGACACCAATACCAGCGTGCTGGTCCAAGTATACAATGCTTGGAACCTAGGAAGTATACAATGCTTGGAACCTAAAAACAATGGGAAAAATGTTAAAAAAAATCCTCAACTTTTTGAATTGGACCATTATAATCTCCAGCTTTCGGAATGACCTGAAAAATCATAAAATTTTCCTTGACTTTATAAAAAATCGCTAACTTTTCTTTGACTGGATCAATTTAGACCCGACGTTAATTAGACTAACGAGACGTGTTAACCCTGTTAATTTGAGCAGTTAGCCAATCCAACGACGTTTCATCTTAGGATAATTAAAAAAATCCGAAACCCTAAAATCAAATTTCCCCCAAAGGCTACAAAGACTATTTTGGAGAATAGCAAGGAGTTATACAGCTTGAGATTACAAAATGTGGATGGAGAAGCTGCAACAGTACAATCCAGGCGCCTATGCTACTCATCTTGTCACCAAACCAGAAACTTGGCCGAGAGCATATTTCAAATTAGGAACGTTGTGCAACGACAATCTGAACCTGAGCGAGTCCTTCAATAGAACCATCCGTTCAGCAAGAAGAAAACCATTATTGGAGATGTTAGAGGACATCAGGAGGCAATGTATGGTTAGAAATGCGAAAAGGTCTGTAATAGCTAATAGGGCTAAGACAAAGTTTACAAAGAGGACACATCTTCGGATGGCTAAAGTGGAGTTGAAGTCTAAGGATTGTATGAGCTTTCCAGCAGTTGGTCCAGTTACAGAGGTTGATTATAAGGGCGTATCTTATTCGGTTGATATGGCTGAGCTAATGTGTGGGTGTATCGAGTGGCAAATGACTGGGATTCCATGCACTCATGCCGCATATGTGATCCTTAAGCAAGTTAAAAAATTGGCTGACTTTCAAACCTATAGCATGGGGATTAGTCCTGTCCAAGGGAAGAAGTTATGGCCTGATACAGGTAGATTAGGTGTTCTCCCACTACCTTGGAGAAAAGGAAACCCAGAGGAAGACCAAAAAAAAACCATGATAAGATTAAGAGTAAAGGCGAGACAGATTCAAAGAAGAAGGATCAGACAGCTTCTTTATCTGATAATACAAAGCTAACTCGTGCTGATCGAGTAATTACGTGTTCTAATTGCAAGCAAGATGGTCATAACAGGAAGACTTGTAAGAATGACTTTGTTGAAGACGCACCCAAGAGACCACGAGGTCGACCACAAAAAAATCAGGTAAGTTTGTTGTAGTTTATGGTTAGTTTCTAATCTTGTTTGGCTCACTTGATCATTTTGTCATTGTAGGTACCATCTCATGTATCATCATCACAAGTACCCCATGGACAATCTCATGCAGCATCATCACAAGGAACCCAAGGACAATGCAGCATCATCAAAAGGAACCCAGGGACAATTTCATGCAGCATCATCACAAGCCCCACAGGCACCACCAAGCACACGGGATGGGGCAACTGGTTTCCGTGATTTAGAAGTTGGAAGATGTTAAGTGTTTCAAAACTCTAGTTGTTTGTGATCTTTTATTTTGGGATCGATGTCTTACTTGTGTTTGTGTTTCAAAACTCTAGTTGTTTGTGTTTTGGGTTCAAAACTCTAGTGCATTGACACTTATGTTATGTTTCAATGTTTGTTAGACAAATGGTATTAGTGCTTTGGCAATCTTTTCAGGCTATATTTTTATCTTCATCCAGTTTTTCAATATGGTAAATAACACCAAAATAGTCACTGAATTAATCACCAAACATAGTCAAAAACAAACACTAAAATGGTCACTGAATTAAGCAAATACACCAAGAACAAACACCAACAATTTAGTTTTTCACCTCAAGCCAAAAGCTAACTTAATTCTACATCAAACTAACTACTAAGACAATGCTGATCAAGCACATGATCACAAGCAAGATCTTTACCATCACTTTACATCTCTTCACCTCTGTTTTGGTTCTGACAACCTCTTCCATCAACTCAGCGACCACACCCTTCAAATCCGCAATATCAGATTTTTCTTTGTTAAGCTCAGCTTCAAGCAGTACAATTTTTGGTAAGGCATCTTGAACCTCTTCATAAACAGCATCCTCAACCCATTTAAACAAGTGGTTCTATGCAAAAACCATAAGATTTTAGACATATTTCTTCCTGTTCAATTTGAATAAACAACAACTATACAATATAATCAAGAAGATAAGAACCTACCTTTCTTCTAGTAAGACATCTGACGAAAGTTCTCCCCGGATTCTTGTTAGTCTCCGACGTGTAGATTGTTCTCTTTGTCCCACAAACA includes:
- the LOC106297541 gene encoding uncharacterized protein At1g43920, Chloroplastic-like; protein product: MSLDSTSESSTVNTYGIRGFPANCVCGTKRTIYTSETNKNPGRTFVRCLTRRKNHLFKWVEDAVYEEVQDALPKIVLLEAELNKEKSDIADLKGVVAELMEEVVRTKTEVKRCKVMVKILLVIMCLISIVLVVSLM